The nucleotide window GAAGATGATCGTATTCCGGTATGCAATTATAAAGCAAGGTGGTAGGGGATTTAAAATGGTGAGTTTTGCTTGGTAGAATGTTTAAAAGATAGGTGGCAGTTTCGAGAGCATGATGCCACATATTAGGGGGAAGGGAAGCTTGGGCTAGAAGCGAACGAACCATGTTATTAATGGTGCGGATTTTGCGTTCCGCTTTACCGTTTTGGGAAGACCTGTAAGCACAAGAAAAACGGAACTGCATGCCATTATGATTACAAAAATTGTAAAAGTTGTGGTTTGCATATTCTTTGCCATTGTCACATTGGAATTGTTTGATTTTACGTTCAAATTGGGTGTTAATTAAATTGTGGAGGGTGGTGAATGTGTGGAACACTGGGGACTTAGTTGCAATGGGAAAAGTCCACAAGAAGTTGGTAAAATCATCCAAGAAAAGGATGTAATATTTGTGACCACCCGTGCTAAGTACGGGTGATGTCCAAAGGTCACTATGAACAATGTCAAAAGCTGAATGAGTACAATTAACAGAATCATAAAATGACAATTTAACACTTTTACCAAAAACGCAAGATTGACAAAGTGTTTTATTAAATTTTCCAAAATCAACAAAAGAAGATAGTTTCAAGGACTGTAACAAATGTTTGCCTGGATGACCCAAGCGTTGATGCCAGCGATCTTGAGACACTACAACAAAAACAGAAGGTGAGGTAGGTTGAAGTGGGAGAGGTGCAGTCAAAGGATAAAGATCGCCTGTGCTATTGCATCGTAGGATAGGTGCCCGAGTTTTGAGatccttcacaagaaaaccaaacGGATCAAATTCAACAGAAACTAAATTGTCGGTGGTAAGATGAAGAACAGAAATAAGATTTTTGATTAAGTTGGGTGCAAATAAGACATTGTTAAGTTTAAGTGGTGGATAGGGAGGGGGAAGGACCTGGTTGCCTTGTGCCAAAACAGGGATACTCATGCCATTACCaacaattatatttttattagtGCACCTATTAAAATTAGACGGGGAGTATATACCTTGCTCGTTAGCCGAGTGAGAAGTACCGGTTTCCACCACGACCCAAGAAGGACCTACCGCGGCCGCGGCCACGTCCGCCGCGGTTCCGACCACGCCCCCTGTCGGACGGCTGAAAATATGCAGGCTGTTGCTGAGAGGAACCGTTGGACGAAGTGGCGGTGGTTGCGGCGAGGGCAGTGGCGACAGCTTGAGAACCGCGAGTGGCCTGCCGTTTCTTCTTTTGTTCCTCCATGTTTAACCTGGACCAAACTTCGTTGAAGTCCGGTAAAGGGTCACGATTTTAAAGTACAGTGGAGATGCTATCGTATTGCTCAGTAAGACCGGTGAGGACCTTGACCAATATCCGGTCATCAACCGGAGACCCGACACTCTTGAGTTGTTTGGCAATATGCTTCGCATGCTGACAATAATCAGCCATGCTGGAGAAATTTTCGAGTGACAGGTTAGCAAACTCTTGGCCGAGGAAGATGGCACgagtattttttttatcattaaaTTCGCTTTCAACGGCTGACCAAGCATCATGAGCGGTTTGACCTGTTTGCAATATTATGTGAAGAAGAGGAGCAGAGATGGTGGCATAGATCCACTGGAGAACCACAGCATCTAGCTGGTTCCATAGGGTTTCGGCCGCACGGGCGGCGACTTCATCTTTGGCGGCAGCCGCTGCATCTAAGGGTTGTGCGGCAGGTTTGGGAGCGGGTTGTTTGGGAGACAAGTGGTCGAGTACTTCTTAAATCTGACAGTGCACCTTGAATAGAGTTTTCCAGGTGGTATAGTGTGTTGAGTCTTTCTCCAAAATAATGCGTACATGTGTTTTGATGTTGGAGACGGTAAGGACAGGGTGAAGTTTGGACTCCATAGGTGAAGAGGAGAGAAAGAAACAGCAGGTTGGGGGAGGATCCGATGGTCGACAAGAAGCAGTCGACGGCGGTAAGTAGGGTTTAGAGGGAGGGGGATCGaaaaaggctctgataccatgtaagagGTTTTCTCAAAGTTGATCCTTCTCATTGATTTCTTGATAATTTATAATACAAAATAATTACAAAGTAGATCTCCTATAATCTCTACAATAATGAGTAAATCAATGCCTAAATATACAAGATACTATTAGTCAACATTAGAAGGCCAATagattctaatagagaaacaagttaatgatGTAACTCATTGTAGCTTCTCTGTTTGAGGATTATAATTTTGGTAAGAAATCTGAGTGTGCCCACatttaagcaacaatgaaacttttgttagaGTAGCAGTAGATTCTTAAAGAGAAAAGTTGTGAAGGAAcaatgtcttgtacaagaggtacAAATTGAGGTAACAACAAGTTTTCACTCCCCTACCTCTTGCAACTCTCGCAAGTTaagattaagacacttaatgctcccactaaccttttaGATCTCTAGGAATGCTACAAGATAAGTTTCCATGGTGTATGTGTTGTGGGAACATGTCATATATGTTAGacttgatttccttaatgtccatatattataaaaattttggggacatatttagaaggaatcatagtatatatgaattaatttctttaatacCTTTATTCATATAAGACATATTAAATACAAGTAAATATTATGATAAATGAATtgtgtctgaatattccattttgggATAAGTTCCAATGAAATATAACTTCTAATGGAACTTAATTTATTCCCTTAGCCATTTAAATATTAAGGATTATAACACATGCTCATAAGTCACTAAGAATGAgatttgataatatttcatcCATCATTAACCTAGTCATGATTTCTCGTGAAATTTGGTCTCAATGGATGGAATTTGTAAGTCCCattttttcttttgttaaattttcattttcatgataacaAAAGGTTGTGAAAAAAGTGTAGCATCATCTAGTTCTATCTTATAAGGTTTCTATCCAGATTGAGATGacaaataatatgagagtttaaggtaagagtgactttgttttaaccatgcaaacctcacaactgtTATAACGTAGCTTTTATATTGATACTAAATTCTGAATAATctacagaatatataaggtatcataaagcccaattataaaacagtttattatggttcttgtagtcttaacataaaattttgtcACTAATTCTCATATTAATTATTTGTTGATGTCTGGTAAGTAAACGTATAGAACTAGACTCAACCCGCCATGTGTTTATTGGAATATTATCATTAGCAGACTTAAATGTCATAAATATCTAACTACTTATCTTAGCCAGCTGTTCCATTGAATTATGGATAGTCTCGATGCTCATGCCTAGTTTAATGGCATAAACCTGCTGTGAGACtttcctttgaagaaacttatagctGGAAGTAGCAGTTGTACACTATCTCTGAAAAAGTATTCTCCTTTCAGGTTTAGTGGCGGTGAGATGAACAACATCTAATTTTCCAGTTTCATGCATTCCTTTTCCTGTACATATGTTgctaatcaacacactcattttccTTTGGTACTCTTGAGTGGTATAGTTGATTCTTAAGGCAACTTACGGTATTGGTGGAAAAGTTATATGTAACGCATCAGAAAAGTGTACTGATTTCCATGTGTAAACCTTTAAGtaatgggtcatggtattgtacatctTCATATATTCACATATATCACTAACTTTATAGTAAGAAACTAGAGTAATGCATGCTTTTTAAGAGTTATTTTGATTCTTCCAAAGAAAACAGATTAGTCTTGAGAAATTTAGAATCTGGAATAGCTCCCATAATAGCAATAATTGAaatgagttcttgattatcataagagatataatggttgacttatcccactagtcatgctctagttttcttctataatacttttatcagaaaagagcagtaggattatcatatcttaagaaataatcaacaatagatgagatacaaacttaagaagaaacttggagtgatttacattatgaggtaatcaagtaaggcagacacaaattattatattgaagatatagtctactataaccccaaaataatagactaatttaaggttctacctgaattttggcttcgctttggctttgaccaaaattcagacattatgaacgtacataaataacagattgtcttgatgttctaaataaatttggcttcgctttggctttgaccaaaatttatgCATTATGAACATGCATAATAGACTGACTTATTGTTATACATgaactttggcttcgctttggctttgaccaaatttcatgtattatgaacataaataaataaataaataaaaccaacttaatgttctgcctgaattttggcttcgctttggctttgaccaaaattcacgcattatgaacgatataaaaataataaacctCGGCTTAATGTTCTACCTAAATTTTGGTTtagctttggctttgaccaaaattcagcattatgaATGAGATAAATAATAGACCGTCTTtagtgttctacatgaactctggcttcgctttggctttgaccaaaattcacatattatgaacacacataaatatagAATGTCTCATTGTTATACATTAACTTTGGCTTTGCTTTGGCTTTAACCAAAATTCATGtatcatgatgaacatacatacacaataaggtaaagcacataaatataacataacaccttTGGGCAAGAAATgctatattatgtaaattagGCTAGGGatttgtcacagcccccgatccctaatccccgagaacgggcggccgtgagccagtttcgatGGTATcttgttattgtctaatttggcagcggaaattttcatcaggaccgtagttaagaagtatttaatcagagtaaaataccacatttacataacattaaacacatgggtaaaacccaagttttcagtacacacatttttataggaataaatcctatttttatttcagaaaaacatctatttcttttagataactttattgccacttttccaagccttcagtgctgtccagctggcttctaattggctttcacattttgttacctgaaacgcgttttaaaaacattttgtcagtgggaaatactggtgagtgaatcccagtttaatcaagtttaagtaaaaccaatttgcagtgttgagggcgcatccgcaattacatttgtttccaagatataacaattaacatcagtggtactgtcatactcaacttgtggaatgttaccacgccagtaacaaattttgtatacaaaaccccaacatacccactataattgtattcttacaaatactcaataactgcttagtaTATATTAatttaagtgaggttttgtaaaaacatttaacaaaaagaggattactcacattgctgttttagggttttcagtaaggatttcctgggaataatctataaattacacaaatgcacatgtgttagtataataacccattttaacattagtaataccctccccgagacggcattccaacgactacgtcgggcagaaccacgacagccgttacggaaccctagatcaatcgggcagagtatctaataatacgtctccaggggttatgatacttacatcgtagcagaacctcgctatttagggggtattagactcgggtataatgcccactattcagAAATTAAGATTGAGGAAAAGAAaatgaacgagcagactgaaggcccgatgcctcCTTTATATAGGGCTGATCTTCGACTTTCTCGCGGCCCGTGTAAAGGTAAGcttaggcttacgcggcccgcgtcaaccctcGGTCAAAGCGTAGCTCGTCCGGATCACCTACTAGACTtgacacgatgatgacacgtgtcatcacctgGCTGCGCCACAATTTcgatctcacgcggcccgcgttagtgtaagcttaagcttacgcagcccgcctaaacttaaaattctgatttttattttatttttaaatgctatattgtatttcgggctcggttttcacatacagggtgtatttaaagacatattgggacattttaaactataatagggtgtcggaaatatttgaGAGTGTCGGTTcacgttagggttgttatatcctccccactttgttttagaactcgtcctcgagatctactggaatatgtgtggatatttcctttgcatttctgattcaagctcccatgtatattcaggtcctcttttggagtcccattttactttgaccagaactaatctcttatgcttgagatttttaacttttctgtcttcaatctgtggaggcctctctacaaacttgagttgttcgttgacctctatatccttaagaggcattATGAATGATTCATCGGCTAAGCATTTCTtaagatttgatacatgaaatacatcatgtatccctgccatttcctctggcagttgtagctgatagtctacaggtcctattcttctaacaatttcaaaaggtccaatatacctgggacttagctttcctcttttgatgaatcttaccacttcTTTCCAatgagagacttttaacaataccttatcacctatctggaattctaacggcttacgtctgttatcagcgtagctcttttgtcgttCATGTGCTgtttttagtcgttccttgacttgaatgagtttttcggttgtttcctgcactatctcaggtccagatagttgcttttccccaattttttCCCAACAGattggggttctgcactttcgtccataaagtgcttcgaatggtgcagcattgatacttgtgtgataactgttattataagaaaattctattaaaggtaagtgatcgtgccaattacctccgaaatcaattacacaagctctaagcatgtcctccattgtctgaattgtcctttcgctttgtccgtccgtttgaggatgataagatgtgcttagattcagcttggttcccattgccttttggaaacttgtccaaaaatgagaggtaaaacagctatccctatcagaaacaattgataaaggtattccatgtaatgaaacaatttcatttacatacaatttggctaattgttccatactaaaagtttctttcattggtaggaaatgagctgacttagttagcctatctacaatcacccagattgtatcattaccttttcttgttttgggtaatttggtaacaaaatccattgttatcaattctcatttccaaactggcatttctaattgctgtaacaaacctgagggtttctgatgttcagctttaacttgtgagcaagtgaaacatttagaaacataagctgctatatcctttttcattcctatccaccagaaatgtTTCCTTAAatgctggtacatcttatcacttcctggatgcatcgtatatttagacttatgagcttcttctaatatacggtgacgtaaacttcctaatttaggtatccacattctctttttatggaatctccaaattctatatgttccttgttctaattccttaatcattccttttaattttctagtatcttccttgattactgattcttgtgctttttctaatatgttcatttaaatctacttgtagatttaatttaagagaacgtaccctttttggcttttcgtgatactttcgacttaaagcatctgccactacatttgtctttccttcatgatattggatatcacaatcgtaatcactaagcaattccatccaacgtctttgtctcatattcaactctttttgcccgaaaacataccttaaacttttatgatctgtaaatacggtaaacttactaccataaagataatgtctccaaatcttaagggcaaaaattatagctcctagttccaaatcatgggttgaataattctcttcatgattcttaagctgtctagaggcgtaagctataaccttttggcactgcatcaatacacatccataacctaatttagaagaaTCACAATAgattacaaagtcttcagttccctctggtaacgctaatatgggtgcatgggtcaatctttgcttaaggattctaaaggcttcttcttgttttggtccccattcaaacttaacagatttacaggttaacttggttaagggaatggctattctagaaaaatctcgaataaatcttctataataaccggccaatcctaagaaacttctaacctcggttggtgaatcaggggttttccatttggtaatcgcctcgatctttgttgaatccacatgaattccttcatggttaactaaatgtccaagaaactgtacctgttctaaccaaaactcgcagtttgaaaacttagcgtaaagcctttcctttcttaataaacttaaaagtaagtgcaagtgctttgcatgttcctctttactcctagagtaaattagaatatcatcaatgaagacaattatgaatttatccaaatatggcttacatattcggttcatcatgtccataaatgctgctggggcattggttaaaccaaatggcatgacagtaaattcataatgaccataccttgttctaaatgcggttttaggaatatcctcttcctgtacctttaattgatgatatcctgatcttaaatcgattttagagaaaaatcgagctccttgaagttgatcgaacagatcatcgatcctcggtaatgaataccgattcttaatcgtgactttgttcaattcacggtagtcaatgcacatacgcattgatccgtccttctttttgacaaaccaaatcggcactccccatggtgatgagcttggttgtatgaatcctttctccaacaattcgtctaactgtttcttcagttcttgcatttcagcgggtgccaaacggtaaggtgctttggcaattggggttgtccctggtagcagctggattctgaattcaacttccctgtctggcggcagtcctggcaattcctctggaaagacatctgaaaactgggacactactggaatgtcttttagttcttttcctttagtgttaatgattatagaaatcaaatacactatagatccttttcttatataacttgcagttttcatcacatagatgaatttagtggatctagatggtttatctcattttgtgatcttttcacctcttggtgaatttacttgaattgacttttgatcacataaaatactgctttattggctattaaccaatccattcctaacacaacatcaaatcctgccagattcattgggtaaaggtttgcaataaatttttgattaaaaatttctattcttgctccctgcaagaattcagaaatcctaacggtttctccatttgcggtttccactagacattcttgtggtagtttagttaatgattgattcagaagtttgcaaaacgaagtattgataaaactttggttcgcaccagagtcaaataatactttagcaaaaatatcattaactaatgctctagcatttttagtgttcttgttgtttgcagttagaacaaatgctctagcatttttagtgttcttgttgtttgcagctggggccaattttggacagtttggcttgatgtgaccttgttctccacagttgaagcacaatcCATTTGTTGGTTTCCTTCTGCAGCTTTTTTCCTTATGTCCTGGTATTTTGCAGAAGTTGTagtaagtggagcatcttccggaatgcttctttctgcaggctttgcagtatggtgcagaggtagaacctacattcctacggttggaattcccagaacagAATTCTTGAGTATGCCTTTGGGATAGGTTTCTCCTCtagtcttcttctctagttcgcactagttcatcagtcaaggtattggctagttctacagcttcttctatggtttggggtccagctgccttgactacatgtctaatctctccgattaatccccagatataacgggagattaacaccggttcaggtgatgcaagggttggtactattctagcgtattcaaagaatgtagtagtataccccttactatctaccccagTCATTTTGAGGTTTAGAAATTTATTCgttatctgttccttttcattgggagggcagaatttcctttctaccatatttttaaactcctcccattccatgctatacactctatcacttccccttgactggaggatagtggtccaccattctagggctgagttcttaaacagattcgaagcaaacattattttatcttcttcagcacatttgcttattttcagaacagcctcagttttctctatccagcatagagctgcaatgggtccttcattgcccgagaattctattggtttgcaggaccagaattctttgtaagaacaaccatatggcatggttcttcttcttttgggaatgggcgcttgaagtacgggtccattgttcacgctgtgttcaggttcagttggtcgcttactgctatgcttacttttattttcagcttctttaacagtttggataataaatggcattgcatctatgattccttgtgccactatgtgttggatagcactattatccacttggtttccattgttattgttgtttggattctcattattcatattatcattattcgagtggttgtcgttctggatattatcattctggttttcctgattcacttcgttgtccatctgaattttacacatttaccacatattaatatcacaaataatatttgaatatagccaatcacataacacacactttggtcaaaagcgtcgagcattgcgacttttactctttcttatagtatgcgtctattacacaccagtactgaaattaaaattacattaCCGACTGAAATCTAAAACTACACTACTAGtaatatgcatccgtagtttttttctaacacatacacacatattatattatagtatattattactactactatcGTTCCCACCATAacattcatggatatggattcattcaaaaatccatattgcgttcgtcgtatttccatacgagacgctctcccacctgtctcattcgttcactactttctaaaatttcctcaccaaaagtcctaagctcttgtacgttttctgcactcattgggggtgcaggttcctGGTATAGGGCCTGGtacgggtaaggattctctaagatttccctaatgtatgcatcattgttgaaatagggatcttgaggatctaaacctgggtaggctcctagattggGCATTGGCACGTTTTCCTGTatcgggtagcgttgcacatagtccctaacatcatcccaccaggggtcgtaattgtttgggtctaggggatttggtgcaggtaccctaggtatctcctccgggttgaaatcatgcatttctatttgattttcagggttttctatttccatgggttggtcaggaattggtggttgttgttggggtgctagcatttgatacaggtttgggtcagctgcagtggttgctaagatatggatattagctattcccctattaagcatatactgggcataggcatcggtttctcttttggctgcggctaacactcgctgttcctgtaactttttcatacgctttctacgcttatgtgctcctctactgaaccatcccctctttttctgaggaaatggctcttcagactgagccttaaacacgaatattccttcttctgtatcagcagaataccccgagagggcaggctgagaagaggcaccttcgcttctaggcgaaccagacaattgacggtacgcgtcagatggtccttggtcgctcatactgtaaactaacagatagtcagataacacataacaagaaaatacaattatgcacgtatttccgtaagttatttcctaacactttgaattttggtgtcagcagaacacttatgtggctgaatcagtggcatagctctgataccaccttctgtcacagcccccgatccctaatccccgagaacgggcggtcgtgagccagtttcggtggtatcttgttattgtctaatttggcagcggaaattttcattaggaccgtagttaggaaatatttaatcagagtaaaataccacatttccataacattaaacacatgggtaaaacccaagttttcagtacacacatttttataggaataaatcctatttttatttcagaaaaacatctatttcttttaggtaactttattgccacttttctaagccttcagtgctgtccagctggcttctaattggctttcacattttgttacctgaaacgcgttttaaaaacattttgtcagtgggaaatactggtgagtgaatcccagtttaatcaagtttatgtaaaaccaatttgcagtattgagggcgcatccgcaattacatttgtttccaagatataacaattaacatcagtggtactgtcatactcaacttgtggaatgttaccacgccagtaacaaattttgtatacaaaaccccaac belongs to Helianthus annuus cultivar XRQ/B chromosome 5, HanXRQr2.0-SUNRISE, whole genome shotgun sequence and includes:
- the LOC110944142 gene encoding uncharacterized protein LOC110944142, which codes for MDIKEIKSNIYDMFPQHIHHGNLSCSIPRDLKVLDHLSPKQPAPKPAAQPLDAAAAAKDEVAARAAETLWNQLDAVVLQWIYATISAPLLHIILQTGQTAHDAWSAVESEFNDKKNTRAIFLGQEFANLSLENFSSMADYCQHAKHIAKQLKSVGSPVDDRILVKVLTGLTEQYDSISTVL